The Streptomyces phaeolivaceus genome window below encodes:
- a CDS encoding DUF6884 domain-containing protein: protein MGLRDEGQEIRREDGTTARRPLWDTGWGPERAARYAARCARYVDTDRLQLRAHGRAAVRLDFPYAAGRGPQRAEAARAVAVRFGVEARQLDRSGRALRVTGPAEDVARYAAALPRVLDHAEQLTSWAARMYGECARRPQHADRFESLGASGRRAAAAYFRAVAFRRIVEVLVGPQPAAVVEVDPALPLWEQAETLAGVLGEYGWVEIRDAYDPAAAVELLDTAEQIEAPAARCPVTAAHGEQLALFDGTTSPAAAGPVVVIPCVVVIPCSGAKLDRAAPAGQLYVGKLHTHARRTADALTAHGGTVLVLSALHGFLTLDQDVEPYDHTWEDAGSITVEELRAQAAELGLTDADVILLTPSRYTQRAAAVWPQARTPLAHLAIGKQRGRLTAMRENADHYTTAA from the coding sequence ATGGGACTGCGGGACGAGGGCCAGGAGATCCGACGCGAGGACGGCACCACCGCCCGTCGACCGCTGTGGGACACCGGCTGGGGGCCGGAGCGCGCCGCCCGCTACGCCGCCCGGTGCGCGCGCTACGTCGACACCGACCGCCTGCAGCTGCGTGCTCACGGCCGCGCCGCGGTCCGCCTGGACTTCCCCTACGCCGCCGGCCGCGGACCCCAGCGCGCCGAGGCCGCCCGCGCCGTCGCCGTCCGCTTCGGCGTTGAGGCCCGCCAGCTCGACCGGTCCGGGCGAGCCCTGCGCGTCACCGGCCCCGCCGAGGACGTGGCCCGCTACGCAGCCGCTCTCCCCCGCGTCCTCGACCACGCCGAGCAGCTGACCAGTTGGGCCGCCCGCATGTACGGCGAGTGCGCCCGCCGGCCGCAGCACGCCGACCGCTTCGAGTCCCTGGGCGCCAGCGGTCGCCGGGCCGCCGCCGCGTACTTCCGTGCCGTCGCCTTCCGCCGGATCGTCGAGGTCCTGGTCGGACCCCAGCCCGCCGCCGTGGTCGAGGTAGACCCCGCCCTCCCCCTGTGGGAGCAGGCCGAGACCCTCGCCGGAGTTCTCGGCGAGTACGGGTGGGTCGAGATCCGCGACGCCTACGACCCGGCCGCCGCCGTGGAGCTGCTCGACACCGCCGAGCAGATCGAGGCCCCGGCCGCGCGCTGTCCGGTCACCGCCGCGCACGGTGAGCAGCTGGCCCTGTTCGACGGCACCACCTCCCCCGCCGCGGCCGGGCCGGTCGTCGTCATCCCCTGCGTCGTCGTCATCCCCTGCTCCGGGGCGAAGTTGGACCGCGCCGCCCCGGCCGGGCAGCTGTACGTCGGCAAGCTGCACACACACGCCCGCCGGACCGCCGACGCCCTCACCGCCCACGGCGGCACCGTCCTGGTACTCAGCGCGCTGCACGGCTTCCTGACGCTCGACCAGGACGTCGAGCCGTACGACCACACATGGGAAGACGCCGGCAGCATCACCGTCGAGGAACTGCGCGCCCAGGCCGCCGAGCTGGGCCTGACCGACGCCGACGTCATCCTGCTCACCCCGAGCCGGTACACCCAGCGAGCCGCCGCCGTCTGGCCCCAGGCCCGCACCCCGCTGGCCCACCTCGCCATCGGCAAGCAGCGCGGCCGACTGACCGCCATGCGCGAGAACGCCGACCACTACACGACCGCCGCGTGA
- a CDS encoding coiled-coil domain-containing protein, translating to MSEQPTEQTVETPVEEAPRCAFPECTARPVPKDPNAPGRAPKYCSDPDHNAMSAYRAKRGKTGATKAAPVEEPSDRVVTDAARTAGIVQGTVLQKVDELQAELARYVDLLQTINDPDAAEAEVASVAAAADSQVAEWRKKATTANTEREAAVRQRDLARAETEEAQEAADRAIAELEQETARFEAETERIRTEAEARVERLQVEADQAVEKAKAEAAAAVKRAQDEADKQVTAAKAEADKRVREAQDKAGKAEVAAKAEVEAMQKTVKAVQAEKEQAVTAAQGAATAAEGRAREAEALALQAERDAETRVAAEKERRTEQEKAHAAELGRAIERQGVLEGQVEKLNTAVNDTKDKMREVQTELALAQAEVKRLTTAGGK from the coding sequence ATGAGCGAGCAGCCGACCGAGCAGACCGTCGAGACCCCGGTCGAGGAGGCGCCCCGGTGCGCGTTCCCCGAGTGCACCGCCCGGCCGGTCCCCAAGGACCCCAACGCCCCCGGACGCGCGCCGAAGTACTGCTCCGACCCTGACCACAACGCCATGAGCGCCTACCGGGCCAAGCGCGGGAAGACCGGCGCCACCAAGGCCGCGCCCGTCGAGGAGCCGTCCGACCGGGTCGTCACCGACGCCGCCCGGACCGCCGGCATCGTGCAGGGCACGGTGCTGCAGAAGGTCGACGAGCTGCAGGCGGAGCTCGCGCGGTACGTCGACCTGCTCCAGACCATCAACGACCCGGACGCCGCCGAGGCCGAGGTCGCCTCCGTCGCCGCGGCTGCGGACTCCCAGGTCGCCGAGTGGCGCAAGAAGGCCACCACCGCGAACACCGAGCGGGAAGCCGCCGTGCGCCAGCGCGACCTCGCCCGCGCGGAGACCGAGGAGGCCCAGGAGGCAGCCGACCGGGCCATCGCCGAACTGGAGCAGGAGACCGCCCGGTTCGAGGCGGAGACCGAGCGCATCCGCACGGAGGCCGAGGCGCGCGTCGAGCGCCTGCAGGTCGAAGCCGACCAGGCCGTCGAGAAGGCGAAGGCGGAGGCAGCCGCAGCCGTCAAGCGCGCCCAGGACGAGGCCGACAAGCAGGTCACCGCCGCCAAGGCGGAGGCCGACAAGCGCGTCCGCGAAGCCCAGGACAAGGCAGGGAAGGCCGAGGTCGCGGCGAAGGCCGAGGTCGAGGCGATGCAGAAGACCGTCAAGGCGGTGCAGGCCGAGAAGGAGCAGGCGGTCACAGCGGCTCAAGGCGCAGCGACCGCTGCCGAGGGGCGTGCCCGTGAGGCGGAGGCCCTCGCCCTGCAGGCCGAGCGGGACGCCGAGACCAGGGTCGCCGCCGAGAAGGAGCGCCGGACCGAGCAGGAGAAGGCGCACGCAGCCGAGCTGGGCCGGGCCATCGAGCGGCAGGGCGTGCTGGAGGGCCAGGTCGAGAAGCTCAACACGGCCGTGAACGACACGAAGGACAAGATGCGCGAGGTGCAGACGGAACTGGCCCTCGCCCAGGCCGAGGTCAAGCGCCTCACCACCGCCGGGGGCAAGTGA